The proteins below come from a single Plasmodium sp. gorilla clade G2 genome assembly, chromosome: 13 genomic window:
- a CDS encoding vacuolar protein sorting-associated protein 52, putative — MEGYEDVCVLINKFKKDNYVLDCYKKIYESNKCKCYRSIRIKDIQHIIDYKKEKNIKKKDENENNKKECYYNIEEKVTTLVGETSKDKIKTLYDNNNNNNNNYYYYNNYSCDVLRNILKNIDNKLYKYTNEVLEYFNGHDKETLNINKKINNCKDAHIYIDNILMKNHHDIKDICNDINNIETITENINYKLKNRKIILELLNTYIKIVIITPQLIEDITYGDINQEYIKNIHILTKKIENCKHCLYDIYPSIKYSYIELEKLKIKSVDRIYFFFLEKINHMKNKNIHIYIIQQNLMKFLELNTFLFNNNKHVYNSLLKEYINVMNKKYFNLFKKYINNLEKKYIKNNKHFTLINETTYLFTSKYNTHIFQNVINNNNNINTGHINTNNINTDHINTDHINTNNINTNNIYNNTNNFSGSHLDILGTNMNNVTFENAKKTMMNFLGFNPKTENMSKTNEESDENVFSLNGRHKVLYDICYFNRTKEKKKNDINSINSINSINSINSNNNNNNNDSIIINSYNNNYNNNHIHHNNNRTSDEDTFEENINTEYPVFLISDTDNLMYPFEEIYKSINKLFFDTGSLEYYFILNFFKDYESPDILFLEIYSKTISLCFDFIYYYTIETYDVISLYCIYIMNLYYAYIIYRRNIITLYMYIQKIQAFLWNKIYYIVEENLHSLNKKKIDQKKYISLNLDGKTNIYPLEHYQNKTCHMNNSIIENFDNSTNKENNNNNNNNNIINNNNGDNSDDSPYYHHLNNYCINNSDIPFTNNTCINKSQQNKKTHLLNIKQNDINNKNLNTHLNIQEEKKHAPNLSSDIKTHEVHSVTKKFTDFYSSVVILSKLCFDIDTYYKEKIDRQKINFEHQEEHLKENKNHHHINVVDQIDKVQMETINYNEEKECNLLDENKLCSTQFKRHIIKNGYDKNVNAVRGNERKEKNKNNPNMDSMDSMDNMENMENMKNMENMDNLNVEKNKHTNCDDDSDKILYNNNNNDDHLFYNNIDSHTNENTHLKKKYDQNVSMKEKCNNHTETTNNRNIFDKNNYFLKYKKINNLISSLEGAYINTLISLNDEILCPKEKLLFYINNYYYVIYILKQNKLEEKISTFEKLLKKQITTYIEYELNIYIKDIILFVNKHEHIINTIKEDTYKNYINNNHNLEDHNYYLSHIDINSMENIAIEFTTNWKLLFKNIRHNIINSFTNIDNAFNILKLLNTHILLYFTRFYQLTKKIFSNTQPPLYIQNLPSVDVIMIQIKKYTKSVSN, encoded by the coding sequence aTGGAAGGATATGAAGATGTATGCGTTTtgattaataaatttaaaaaggaTAATTATGTTTTAGAttgttacaaaaaaatatatgaatcgaataaatgtaaatgttATAGATCGATTAGAATTAAAGATATACAACACATAATAGATTACaagaaagaaaagaatataaaaaaaaaggatgaaaatgaaaataataaaaaggaatgttattataatattgaagAGAAGGTTACAACATTGGTAGGAGAAACATCAaaggataaaataaaaacattatatgataataataataataataataataattattattattataataattatagttGTGATGtattaagaaatattttaaaaaatatagataataaattatataaatataccaaTGAAGTTTTAGAATATTTTAATGGACATGATAAAGAAAccttaaatataaacaaaaaaataaataattgtaaggatgcacatatatatattgacaatatattaatgaaaaatcatcatgatataaaagatatatgtaatgatattaataatattgaaacaATTACAgagaatataaattataagtTAAAAAATCgtaaaataattttagaactattaaatacatatattaaaatagtTATTATTACACCACAATTAATTGAAGATATTACATATGGAGATATAAAtcaagaatatataaaaaatatacatattttaactaaaaaaattgaaaattgTAAACATTgcttatatgatatatatccaAGTATTAAATACTCATATATAgaattagaaaaattaaaaataaaatcagtAGATcgaatttatttcttttttcttgaaaaaataaatcatatgaaaaataaaaatattcatatttatattatacaacAAAATTTAATGAAATTCTTAGAATTAAATACTTTTCtatttaataacaataaaCATGTTTATAATAGTCTTttgaaagaatatattaatgttatgaataaaaaatatttcaacttatttaaaaaatatataaacaatctagaaaaaaaatatattaaaaataataaacattttaCACTTATAAATGAAACaacttatttatttacaagtaaatataatacacacatatttcaaaatgttattaataataataataatataaacactGGTCATATAaacacaaataatataaacactGATCATATAAACACTGATCATATAAACactaataatatcaatacaaataatatatataataatactaataaTTTTAGTGGTAGTCATCTAGATATCTTAGGAactaatatgaataatgtcACGTTTGAAAATGCTAAAAAAACTATGATGAATTTTTTAGGGTTCAACCCTAAGACTGAAAATATGAGTAAGACAAATGAGGAATCTGATGAAAatgtattttctttaaatggTCGACATAAGGTGTTGTATGATATATGTTACTTTAATAGGactaaagaaaagaaaaaaaatgatattaatagtatTAATAGTATTAATAGTATCAATagtattaatagtaataataataataataataatgatagtattattattaatagttataataataattataataataatcatattcatcataataataatagaacaAGTGATGAAGATACTTTTGAAGAGAATATAAATACAGAATATCCagtatttttaatttcagaTACAGATAATTTAATGTATCCATTTGAAGAGATATACaaatcaataaataaattattttttgacACTGGGTCTttagaatattattttatattgaatttttttaaagattaTGAGTCACctgatatattattcttagaGATATATTCAAAGACTATATCCCTTTGTTTcgattttatttattattacacaATAGAAACATATGAtgttatatctttatattgtatatatatcatgAATCTGTATtatgcatatattatatatagaagaaatattataacactttatatgtatattcaaaaaatccAAGCATTTTTAtggaacaaaatatattatattgttgaAGAAAATCTTCattctttaaataaaaaaaagatagatcagaaaaaatacatatcatTAAATTTGGATGGTAAGACAAATATATATCCTCTTGAAcattatcaaaataaaacatgtcatatgaataattcgATAATTGAAAATTTTGATAATTCtacaaataaagaaaataataacaacaacaataataataatattattaataataataatggagataatagtgatgatagtccttattatcatcatcttaATAATTATTGTATCAATAATTCAGACATCCCATTTACAAATAATACATGCATAAATAAATCACagcaaaataaaaaaacccatcttttaaatattaaacaaaatgatataaataataaaaatttaaatacccatttaaatattcaagaagaaaaaaaacatgcACCCAATCTTTCAAGTGATATTAAAACACATGAAGTACATAGtgttacaaaaaaatttacagaTTTTTATTCTTCAGTAGTTATATTATCTAAATTATGTTTTGATATAGATACTTactataaagaaaaaatagatagacaaaaaataaatttcgAACATCAAGAGGAACAtctaaaagaaaataaaaatcatcaTCACATCAATGTGGTAGATCAAATTGATAAAGTACAGATGGAAACAATAAATTACAATGAAGAGAAGGAATGTAATTTGttggatgaaaataaattatgcTCTACACAATTTAAAcgacatataataaaaaatggttatgataaaaatgtaaatgcTGTAAGAGGTAATgagagaaaagaaaaaaataaaaacaaccCCAATATGGATAGTATGGATAGTATGgataatatggaaaatatggaaaatatgaaaaatatggaaaatatggataatttaaatgtagaaaaaaataaacatactAATTGTGATGATGATAGTGATAAAattctttataataataacaataatgatgatcatcttttttataataatattgattcaCATACAAATGAGAATactcatttaaaaaaaaaatatgatcaGAATGTATCTATGAAAGAGAAATGTAATAATCACACCGAAACAAcaaataatagaaatatatttgataaaaataattattttttaaaatataaaaaaattaataatttaatatcaaGTTTAGAAGGAgcttatataaatacattaatAAGTTTAAATGATGAAATCTTATGtccaaaagaaaaattattattttatattaataactattattatgttatttatatattaaaacaaaataaattagaAGAGAAAATATCTACGTTTGAaaaattattgaaaaaacaaataacaacttatatagaatatgaattaaatatatatataaaagatatcaTCCTATTTGTAAACAAACAtgaacatattattaatacaataaaagaagatacatataaaaactACATTAATAACAATCATAATTTAGAggatcataattattatttatcacATATTGATATTAATTCTATGGAAAATATAGCTATTGAATTTACAACAAATtggaaattattatttaaaaatatcagacataatattattaactcatttacaaatattgataatgcatttaatatattaaaattattaaatacacatatattgttatatttcaCACGATTCTAtcaattaacaaaaaaaatattttctaataCACAGCCACCtctatatatacaaaatctTCCATCTGTTGATGTTATCATGATACAAATCAAGAAATACACAAAAAGTGTCAGTAATTAA
- a CDS encoding protein BCP1, putative, with protein MKIKKELKSNEDKVQIKKEEKCKKQMNKKSNLSNNIKQHVLKKTEKDIKKKKKKKKKKKKIKIKKKEEKKNNINNMNKIKQININESTNNESIENKNDKEFNDEDLVVDFELIDPDEKYKENIYVLLKSCELFYNITCFDKLLNIICEQQNIGKLISVSNEKDNIISFMTVININQYDEIKNLKEFLINKIKKIANNNNNNSNNSNSNNSNNNSNNNSNNGDLYNNIQELKNILSNNDIHVGLIISNRIINCPIKLIPLLYENVYEDILWSQKIEDIDPEEKKFYFFDYLLFYTKAYKQNLNDDLIFSNYEEQYFFNKCIHYVMWNNNNIKKFFEIQKDQKKELACKEYLILFLVPMTIVKDVITTISSITN; from the coding sequence atgaaaattaagAAAGAATTAAAGTCAAATGAAGATAAAgtccaaataaaaaaagaagaaaaatgtaaaaaacaaatgaacaaaaaaagcaaccttagtaataatataaaacaacaTGTTCTGAAGAAAACCGAAAAGGATAtcaagaagaagaaaaagaagaagaaaaaaaagaaaaagataaaaataaaaaagaaagaagaaaaaaagaataatataaacaacatgaacaaaataaaacaaataaatataaatgaaagtaCAAATAATGAATCGATAGAAAATAAGAATGATAAAGAATTTAATGATGAAGATCTAGTTGTAGATTTTGAACTTATTGATCcagatgaaaaatataaagagaatatatatgtattattaaaaagttgtgaattattttataatattacttgttttgataaattattaaatattatttgtgaACAACAAAATATTGGAAAACTTATAAGTGTatcaaatgaaaaagataatattatatcttttatgacagttattaatattaatcagtatgatgaaataaaaaatttgaaagAATTTcttataaacaaaattaaaaaaattgccaataataataataataatagtaataatagtaatagtaataatagtaataataatagtaataataatagtaataatggtgatttatataataatatacaagaattaaaaaatattttgtcaaataatgatatacatGTAGGTTTAATTATTTCTAATAGAATTATTAATTGCCCTATTAAATTAATtccattattatatgaaaatgttTATGAAGATATCTTGTGGTCACAAAAAATTGAAGATATTGATccagaagaaaaaaaattctatttttttgattactTACTTTTTTATACTAAAGCATACAAacaaaatttaaatgatgatttaattttttctaattatgaagaacaatatttttttaataaatgtattCATTATGTTATgtggaataataataatataaagaaatttttTGAAATTCAAAAAGACCAAAAAAAGGAACTCGCGTGTAAAGAGTATTTGATTCTTTTTCTCGTCCCTATGACTATCGTCAAGGAtgtaataacaacaataagtTCAATTACTaattga
- a CDS encoding micro-fibrillar-associated protein, putative, which produces MSTVNELLNYFVVNDDNDDLNKNDEKNKNKEKTVVRRYFPGKKPHYAKKGEDDDDEDDDEDEEEEKRDRSQPEEQEKDEREFNKVINEPIIKKEHENKNIITQNIKHNNNIDNRYERLKNKNLRGDNQERIRSRRREVTIIDNNENEKLDEHNEENVKKVDEYEDIIKNITEYNKKDAGDYNDEDDDQGDDEDDEEDDDDDDDEDDEEDDDEEDDSASGDDYMNEGNNERIMKHEFIFKTSRRTLMENKNKEEAEKKALQNLKEEKELIEIEKKENAIKEVLNQDMLEEKLKNKENNVFSSEEDFEEDEQDEELNEQEYELWKIRHINRLKRDELDRKKYEILELEIEKRRKMTDKEIIQDNKTLPNKEKKKKKKMLFMQKYYHKGGFYQDLFEEGKEEIYLRDYNEPVYEDKIDRQNLPKVLQVRRGKFGKQGQSKYTHLLDNDTSRKDSLWNNIESNIKFKEKKKDQFDRPTYRKKN; this is translated from the exons atgagcACAGTGAATGaacttttaaattattttgttgtaaatgatgataatgacgatttgaataaaaatgatgaaaaaaataaaaacaaagaaaaaacaGTCGTAAGGAGATATTTCCCGGGAAag AAACCTCATTATGCAAAAAAAGGAGAAgacgatgatgatgaagacgacgatgaagatgaagaagaagaaaaacgAGATCGTAGCCAACCAGAGGAACAAGAAAAAGACGAAAGAGAATTTAACAAAGTTATTAATGAaccaataataaaaaaagaacatgaaaataaaaatataattacacaaaatattaaacataataataatattgataatagaTATGaaagattaaaaaataaaa ATTTAAGGGGAGATAATCAAGAAAGGATAAGAAGCAGAAGAAGAGAAGTAACCATAATTGATAacaatgaaaatgaaaaattagatgaacataatgaagaaaatgttAAAAAGGTAGATGAATATgaagatattataaaaaatattacggaatataataaaaaagacgCAGGTGattataatgatgaagatgacGATCAAggtgatgatgaagatgatgagGAAGACgacgatgatgatgatgatgaagacgATGAGGAGGacgatgatgaagaagacgATTCCGCTTCAGGTGATGATTATATGAATGAAGGAAATAACGAAAGAATTATGAAACATGAATTCATCTTCAAAACATCACGAAGAACTCttatggaaaataaaaacaaagaaGAAGCAGAGAAAAAGGCCCTACAAAACCTaaaggaagaaaaagaattaatagaaatagaaaaaaaagaaaatgcaATAAAAGAAGTTTTAAACCAAGACATGttagaagaaaaattaaaaaataaagaaaataatgttTTTTCCTCAGAAGAAGATTTTGAGGAAGATGAACAAGATGAAGAATTAAATGAACAAGAATACGAATTGTGGAAAATAAGACATATCAATAGATTAAAAAGAGATGAATTAGATAGAAAGAAATATGAAATCTTAGAATTAGAAATAgagaaaagaagaaaaatgacagataaagaaattatacaagataataaaacattaccaaataaagaaaagaaaaagaaaaaaaaaatgttatttatgcaaaaatattatcataaagGAGGTTTCTATCAAGATTTATTTGAAGAaggaaaagaagaaatatatttaagagATTATAATGAACCAGTATATGAAGATAAAATTGATAGACAAAACTTACCAAAAGTATTGCAAGTAAGAAGAGGAAAATTTGGAAAACAAGGACAATCCaaatatacacatttatTGGATAATGATACATCTAGAAAAGATTCTTTATGGAATAATATTGAATCTAATATTAAATTCAAGGAGAAGAAAAAAGATCAATTTGATAGACCtacatatagaaaaaaaaattaa
- a CDS encoding MSF1-like protein, putative, with protein sequence MKLFQQEYKYQYDWGTVTSAFWLKYPNNIQKHIQNIDVIDRHIDTKEKVLKMKRIIHLKYYVPGLLKKLFNVDGTGLAIEEILINLEKKNLTINTVNYTLNPFVNITEKCEYFQKENDQNNTHYKQSTTLNINGFGYMKSLIENTIINTIREKSKQGISIMNDTIKRTVNDNIYINNLDKEKK encoded by the exons atgaaacttTTTCAacaagaatataaatatcaatATGACTGGGGTACCGTTACG tcGGCTTTTTGGTTAAAATATCCCAATAATATTCAAAAGCACATACAAAATATCGATGTTATAGATAGACATATAGATACAAAAGAAAAggttttaaaaatgaaaagaattatacatttaaaatattacgTACCAGGCTTATTAA AGAAATTATTTAATGTGGATGGCACAGGACTAGCCATTGAAGAAATACTCATAAacttagaaaaaaaaaacttaacAATAAATACTGTTAATTATACTCTCAATCCATTTGTTAATATAACAGAAAAATGtgaatattttcaaaaagaaaatgatc aAAATAACACACATTATAAACAAAGCACCACCTTAAATATCAATGGCTTCGGTTATATGAAGAGTCTAATAGAAAAT acAATAATTAATACAATACGTGAAAAAAGTAAGCAAGGAATATCCATCATGAACGATACTATAAAAAGAACAGTGAATGacaacatttatataaacaatttggataaagaaaaaaaataa